Part of the Candidatus Cloacimonadota bacterium genome, GTAAATCGACAACTCCACATAACCATCTTTTGCAATTTGATAAGAAATATTCGTACCGGAATTGTTGTTAGAAAGATTAAAAGGATTCGGATAATTCTGATAAAGAAGATCCTGCTCGATAAATTCGATCTGAGGTAAACCAAAAAGATCGGCAATATGATTTTTTATTTTTATCTCGTTTTCGGAATTTCCGAGATTTTCGTAGATTTCGATAAAATTATCTTGAGCAGCTTCGATCATTTCAGGTGAAATCGTTATTCCCTGAGTCGCTGAATGAGTCTTTCCCCAATTTAGTAAGATTGCCAGAACATCGGTGATATTTACTTCTCCATCACCGTTGCAATCCGCATAAGCAGCATCAAATTCGTTCCAACCTCCGGGATGCTCAATTCCTTCCCAATTGAAAGTTAAGGACGCTCTTGGATTGCCCTGTTTTCTCCAATAAGTACCGATTGGTTCAATATCGGTTTCATTGACATCTCCATCATTATTCGTATCTCCTGGATAGATATAGGAAATATCTCCGGAGATCGTTACTTCGAGAGGACTTGTCAGAACGGATTCTCCTCCATCGTAAACAGCAGAAACAGCGTATTCATAAGTCCCATTCGCTAAATCCTGATCATTATAATACAAGTCCGTTATTGCAATTGTGTTTATCTTGGAACCATCTCGATAGATGTTGTAGCCGAGTAAATCTCTATATGAGAAAGTATCCGGTTTTAGAGTTTTTATCCTGAAATATTCGTTAGAATTTTTTGAAAAATTATTAGTATTTCTAATGCTTTTATAGGTAAAATCTTCAGGATTAAATTTAAGGATTCTGCTTTCATTTGATGCAGTAATGTTATCAACAAACCAGATATACCAGATTCCATCATTAGTTGGTCCATCAACAGCATTAAAAGCAACTTTGATATTTTGATCGGCATATGAGCTTAAATCGATAGTGTAAGGAAAGCTGTAATAATTCCAATCACCGGATGACAGATCAGAAGCATCCCACAATATATCCCAGGTAGATCCGTTATCATCTGAAACTTTAACATAGTAATGATCAGAATTTATCGAACCTTCGAACACTATTGACCAGAATTCAAAATTCATACCGGAACTACATTCAAATTCCGGAGTAATTAACCATTCGTCCTGATGATCATAAGACCAGAATAATCCGCAATGATAAGAATCTATCGGTTCAATGTTTTCTTCTGAGCTTGTAAAATCATTCACTGTCCAAAATCCTGGTATCGATCCTGAAGTATCAGTATTCTCTCCGGCGATCGTCCATCCCTCAGGAGTAATTCCCTGCTCAAAATTCTCCTCAAATTCATCATCTCCACCACCTCCCGGAGCCAACCATGTTAAATAAACATCATCAATATTAATTTGAGCCTGCAGATCAGTCGGAGGTAAGAAATCATCATTAAAAACATAGATATAATTTTCTGCTTGTTCAGTCGATTCATTAGTTCCATCTGAAATAGTAAGAGAAACAGTAAAACTCCCGGTACTTAAATACTCATGAGCAGGATTCTGCTCTATGCTGGTTTCACCATCGCCAAAATCCCATTCCCAGGAAGTTGGATTTCCAGTAGAAAGATCGGTAAATTGAACAGTCAGAGGAACAGTTCCTGATATTGGTGTTCCGGTAAAGCCAGCTTTTAAATCCTCTTCTGCGATTATTACTTCTGCTGGATTTGTAGGAATGGATTCACCTTCATCATAAACTGCTGTTACTGTGTATTGGTAAGTTCCAAAATCCAGAGCAGGATCATCATAGAACAGATCAGTAATAATAGAGTCATTTATTTGTAATTCATCTCTGTAAACATTGTAACCGAGAAGGTCGCGACTTTCCAAACTTTGATCTTTTTTTCTATGAATTTGATTTGAGATATTTTTCATTCGAACTTTTTCAATTTTACCTTCTGAAAGACCGAAATTTTTCTCAAAATTAAAGGAAAATATTTTTCTCGTTCCGGAACTAACCATAAAATCATCTACTAAAAAAAAGAAAGCATCGTTTGAAATACAATTAATACCAATATATACATCTTGACCAGCATAATCAGAAAGATCATAAGTATATTCATTCCAATCAATTGGTGCTTCAAGATAATTACCACTTGATATTATTGTAAAACTTGCAGGATTTGTATCGGTTGTCGAGATTCCAACCTTGAATCGTTCCAAACCATACAAAGCAGTATATGATTTCGCCCAGAAGGATAATTGATAATCTTCTTGTACATTAATAAGAGGAGTTATCATCCAATCATTATTGGGTGGATTGGTAGATGCAATACAAGCAGCCATCTTGCTTCCCGAATGAGGTGTCATATCATCTACCGGAGGTTCAACAGCAGAAGGATTGAAAACCATGAAGGACATTAATTCTCCGCTGTGAAGGAAATCATGTCCTTCTATTCCATAAGTTTCCGATTGATCAACATCGACTAAAGTCCAGGGAGCA contains:
- a CDS encoding PKD domain-containing protein; its protein translation is MSFMVFNPSAVEPPVDDMTPHSGSKMAACIASTNPPNNDWMITPLINVQEDYQLSFWAKSYTALYGLERFKVGISTTDTNPASFTIISSGNYLEAPIDWNEYTYDLSDYAGQDVYIGINCISNDAFFFLVDDFMVSSGTRKIFSFNFEKNFGLSEGKIEKVRMKNISNQIHRKKDQSLESRDLLGYNVYRDELQINDSIITDLFYDDPALDFGTYQYTVTAVYDEGESIPTNPAEVIIAEEDLKAGFTGTPISGTVPLTVQFTDLSTGNPTSWEWDFGDGETSIEQNPAHEYLSTGSFTVSLTISDGTNESTEQAENYIYVFNDDFLPPTDLQAQINIDDVYLTWLAPGGGGDDEFEENFEQGITPEGWTIAGENTDTSGSIPGFWTVNDFTSSEENIEPIDSYHCGLFWSYDHQDEWLITPEFECSSGMNFEFWSIVFEGSINSDHYYVKVSDDNGSTWDILWDASDLSSGDWNYYSFPYTIDLSSYADQNIKVAFNAVDGPTNDGIWYIWFVDNITASNESRILKFNPEDFTYKSIRNTNNFSKNSNEYFRIKTLKPDTFSYRDLLGYNIYRDGSKINTIAITDLYYNDQDLANGTYEYAVSAVYDGGESVLTSPLEVTISGDISYIYPGDTNNDGDVNETDIEPIGTYWRKQGNPRASLTFNWEGIEHPGGWNEFDAAYADCNGDGEVNITDVLAILLNWGKTHSATQGITISPEMIEAAQDNFIEIYENLGNSENEIKIKNHIADLFGLPQIEFIEQDLLYQNYPNPFNLSNNNSGTNISYQIAKDGYVELSIY